A window of Loxodonta africana isolate mLoxAfr1 chromosome 3, mLoxAfr1.hap2, whole genome shotgun sequence genomic DNA:
AAAGAGAAATTAGGTTTATTGCCACAGCTGATGTGGCTTTCAATTCTATTAGCCACAGGACAGCTTGCGTACATTTTCACAGTAGCCACTTTTTGTttgtcaccaaaccaaaaaccaaatccactgccgtcgagtcaattccgactcatagtgaccctagaggacagagtaaaactgctccatagagtttccaaggagcgcctggcggatttgaactgctgacttcttggttagcagccatagcacttaaccactacgccaacagggtttccttttttgtcACAGAATCTGAAAAATAAGAATATGCTTGTACAGTTTCATAAGTGTAATTGTCTTAAAGTTGGATCAAATTTATCTTCAGATTATTTTCATTGAACCTGTTGCCTAAGATGTTAAAGTTTAAACGTGCCTGGGGATTTCACGAAAACCTTGTATACTCCATAGTGATGGGTTCTGCGTGGGCTGTTAGAGAGGACTTTAGTTTTCATGGTCAAAAGACAAGGGAGGTGGTCAGGAGCCCCTGAGAGGTGATGGGAGTTTGGAACAGGTAGAAAACGTGTGGCTGTTTGGGGCTAGAGACCTTTTCTTTGGTTGAGTCGATGTCTTGGCAAGCCAGAGGACCATAATCCTTGAATTGTGTTTAGAGTTTTAGTTTACATACAGTTTCGTGCATAGTAACTTGGCTTCAAACAAGGACTGTTGTAACATATGCATGGATAAGCATTGTTTCCCCCTGAGGCTTGGGGAAGTTGGATGGCTTGTTAGGGATCCAGTTTGTGTTGAGCTGAGCCTCCTGCTCTCTTGGCTGTGTTACGTGGGACCAACGGTGGTATCCTCAGTGTGGGCCTCAGCACCATGTCACTGCAAAAGCGCAGGAGCCAGGACAGGTTCCGGTCCAGTTTCTGCTGTGTACTAGCCATGTGACCATAGTGTAGTCTCTCTGAGCCTTACCCTCCTTACTCGTACAATTCAGGTAGCAATGTCTGCCTTGAAatgttgttgtaaggattaaatgaaaagtTGTGAGTAAATTGCCTaatacatagtaggtactcagtaggCGGTTGTCTTTTCCTTTGGTGCCCTTGCCCTTATCCTCCACGTTTAGTTATCAAGACAGATTTCCCTTATGGGTTTTGAAAAATACATTTGGCAGTGGTTATCAGATAATGTATACTGAGTACTGTGAGGACAGATTGAACCATAAGATGTGGCCTTTGCTGTCAGAGTAAAGGTGAGAATGCATACGTGAAAATATGCTGTTTACACTGCAGGCACAAATGAACCAGAGCGAATATGGTGCCGTGCAAAACAGATGTGTGATATAGGGACACAGAGTGAAAAAAGAGTAAGGTGAGACTCATCAGGAAGATGTCTCAGGAGTTTTGAGTCAGAAGTACAGAATATAGGTTGATAAGCAGAGCAAGAGGTGGCAGCAAGAcaggaacagggagggaggagtgACATGAAGGAAGGCACAAATGCAGGAACGGCAGATTCTTGTGGGCATGCTTAAACCACACTTGATGCCCTTATCATATACTGCGTTATATTCCAGTGACTATTTGAGtacttgttattattttttactggACTGTAAGTTCCTCATGGCCAAGGACTTTTTTTATGTCATGACACACACAGGAAATATTTGAAGTGCACTGGGGTAAGTGGTCCACGGTGCGCCTCTAGGGACCAGTGGCCCAGGACTCTAGCTGCCCCAAGTCCTGCCTGGTGCTCTGTGGGCTGAGTGGGTCAGTATCGTCATACCTGTAACCAACCACTGGACACAGGTTGGGAAATACTGTGTGTGGTATCTAGCACAGTGTcttgcacatagtaggttctcagtAATTATGACTGAAATATCTTTTAACAGACAAATCCAGAAAGGAACTTGTGAGATGTAAGGGTTCGTTGAAAAAGGCAGGCAGAGGACTTGAGTTCACGTAGAATCTTGGAGATGAACGGGATCTTAGAGTCCTGCTTATAGGTGCCCAAAATGAGGCCTTGGAACAAATGGAAAGCTTTAAGGTTCTTGGTTTGGGGagtaactccttttttttttttttttaaataaaatgttgaaGTTTGCTGTTCACATGCCTTGCATTTTCCCTGTAGTTGAAGAAGACACTGAGAAACTGGTACTGCACTAGAAGTGTAGTTATTTTCCAGTGAGAGAACCTGTGTTGGAGACAGTCCTGATGAGTCAGAGGGCCAGTACAGATGACCTCCTGTCTTGCTGCCAGTCCTCATAGTTCATCATTTGCCTGCCTTCTTTCTGGACATGAGCAACTCTCTCTGGCAGACAATAGATCATACTTGGAGAAGGAATGGATTTACTCCAATGGCTTTGACCTGTAAGGCCTCATAGAAGAGTAGTTAACATACCACTTAATCCCGCTGGAATTCCCCAGCCCTGTGGTTATGTAGTCTGTATAAAGTGGTTTTAGAAGTGATGCTGAGATTGGGTGAGATTGTGGGCCAAATCCCATTCATCTTCTGGTGGACAGATTTATAGGAAGAAGATTGGGTAAAGCTGTTTCTTCTACCAAGGACCAAATGGGAGGAAATAGTCTTAATTAAAGAAAACAGGTGACCAAGGGAGGTGGAGGCATACCCTGTTCTCTGTGGATGAGGGCAGGAAGGAAGCTCCGCTGTTGGGCTGGGCTGGGTGGTGCACCTCTGCAGAGAGGTGGGGCACGGACAAGACGGCCTCTGTTGTCCACCCTTTACATGTGCTTCATTTAATGTGAACGCTTCCTCCACTGTCCTAAACAGCGAgatcttatttcatttctttttctcttagtcAGATTCTGAGGAAGATGAACCCACGAAGAAGAAAACTGTCCTTCAGGTAAGCTTTGTGACATAAAATAAGCCATTTTTTCTCATCCCATATTGTTTCCTGTAGAAGGACTTCCAAACCAGGCTTATAGCACATGCAAGTACTTGAGGACTGATGATTTAGGTTTGGTTGTTTTCTTCTATAACTTAAGACCTCGTGCTTCTCCACCCTCTCCCCATTGTGCCCTGACTTTTAGCATGGTGGGTGCTGCTGCCTCTCCTAGAGGCCAGGCAGTGGCAGGAAAATGAGTTATAACTCAATTCAATTCATTACGCCTCAGGTAAAAGGATTACTCAGGGAGGGCGCAGTGAATGGATTGATCAAAATGTTGTTAGGGATCATCTGTATTTTTAGATTATCCATCTTCTCCCTGCCTTGTTTTTACCCTAGAAAATAAGGACTGAAACATACTTACTGTGCATCAGGCAGcgttctaagtgctttaccaGCATTCAGTCCTCTTAACAGCGCCTAAGATGTAGTGTCATATTATCATCCCCGTTTTATATacgaggaaactgaggaacagagaggTGAAGGACCGTGTCCCAGGTCAGACAGTTAATGGGGGCAGAACTGAGATTCAGACCCAGGCAGTCGGACTATAGAgtccaagctcttaatcattgccCGTGGCTGCTTCTCCACAATTCAGGACCGGAAGTCCTCAGATAAGTGGTGCTCAGAGACAGTCTCTCTGTTGCTTGCTACCGTTTCCCCTCATCCCAGTGCCTTTATTCTGGCTCCTAGGAGTTTCTTCCCGTTCTCCTTCACACAGCGATCTGTACTCTCTGACCTCATGTTGAGCATATGTCTCAGGGAAAAGCGGAAGTGGTGCTGCATCTTTGTGGTGGTTGTCTTGTGATTCAGGCATGCTGTGCTCAAGCCTGCCTTCCCCTGACTCTGTAGGGCATCGCTTCCACCGCTTGAAATCCTTTCTGTACAGTTTTATTAAGAGTTCTTCTGTATAGGGCACTGACCACCTAGGACGTGGTTCTCACTGAATTAGAGCTGTGCCCGCTAGGTGGTCTCAGCAGTGTGTGACTGTGGAAGTCAGAAATATAACTGGTCAGAGTGAAGTCTTGTCCATATTTATAGTGGGTAATGAAGGAGGACTCGCAGAAGAAGCTGGCATGCTAAGACTGAAGGAGGCCAGTCTTGCtccttcctggaggaagtgggcTTGCAACAAAAATACTGGAGGGTCACAGGCTCAGAAGGCACCCCAGGTGTAAAAAGCAGTCTGTCTTccagatgggagggagagagagtagGTAGAGGAGCTTGGGGCTGTTAAGGCAGAGTAGAGACCCAGCACTGCAGAGGGATCTAGCCATGACCCCAGATTGTTGTCTGAGAAGTAGAACACTTCAGAGGAAGCCTGAGACTGTGCTCTACTGACACCTCAGCCTGGTTCCTATGAGTCTGAGCCTCTGGAGACTGCTAGGCTGGAAAGACCCCAGTCTGTGAACACAGATGGCAGGGAGAGGTCTCTCTTGGGATGAGTGGTCTCCTCCTGCCTGGCCCTCTTGACTGCACTCTTTCTGGGCAGTTCTTGGCTGAGAAGGCTGGAGTACTTGGTACTCCAGGACAGTCTCCTTTTTCAAACCGGCAGCTCCCATAGCCCCACAGTTAGGCAGAGCTGGCCCTTTCCGATCCAGAAAGTACAATCAGAGATTCTTATAAGTAATAGGAACTATGGATGGGTTGGGTCAATTAGTTTACAAACTGATGAGTTAAATGCTTGACTCTGGCATAAACAAACTGAATATGCCATATCTGGAAGGCTTTTTTTGGGTGGGAAGGGACTTTTGGCAGAGCTTATGAATGTCTACTTTGGATAGCACCTGGTTCTTGACTCTGGGTAGCAATGCAGAGGAAAAAGAGAGCCCCCATGTAAAGAGGGAAGAGAGGCTGAGTGATGAGCTGGAGAGAGTTTGGGCTTTTGGGGAGGAGGGATGTTAGGTTAAGAAtgtctgatctcctctaacttcacaagggggaaagagaatccAGATCAACAGCGCAAGGCTGATCCTATGGGGCGGAggtcagacaagcctcctctctccaccgtctttgccaattctgacaccaaccatccctccagcggcactctctgcttccctgctgggttcaataattcattgcaatggccacacagagctcacagacgatactcacagttatggggtttattagggaagtagcaggttcaggaatgctcaggatacagttcttccatcaggacagcttcttttcTGCTGTGCTGGCAggcacctctctctggcccttagaCTCTGCCCTGCATctgcaagtgttacaaagctcttctagctctgctgataagtgccccgaGGCACCCCCGCTCCGCCAGTGagccttggcccaaaggtgctcagctttctcgtGCCATAGACCGGGAAGTCCAGTGCACtctgtccttccagtctctcctgccaGTGCTTCTCTGCCTCCACTTCTcgccgtcttcagtgttacagctgtctCTTACTCCTTCTCTACTGGTTCCCGGAGTTTCTCAGcgtagggatcctgggtccaatagatgcactctgctcttggcccttcttccttggtggtggtgggatcctctctctgctctggaattggctctcttttaagcctagcaggatggcaaaactgaccagtctccttggtggaccacaattaccttatttacatagtcccaCCTAATCACTTGGGTGGGTGTTTCAAGACTaaggtgagaaaggccacacaaaagtgatccattgcaccacaaCATTGTAATTGCCAGAAACGTGGAAGGGGGGGAGCATTGTCGCAGAGGGCAGTGGAGCTGGGTTGGGATGGAGTTGAGAACAAGAGGGATGGCATCTCACGTTGGGAGAAGTGGCCAGCAGAAGGGCCTGAAGTAGATCAAGCCTACCTAGATTGCATGACCTGAGTGAATAGAGGTAAGATGGAAATAAGGGCTGGTAAGATTTTAGGCTGGTGTCCATATCAGTAGTTCTAGTTCTTGACATTGACGATACATAACATAAAATCTCACTTGTCATCTTTTTTCTCTCTACCCCAAACCCGGGCTTACCAGGGATCCGGCGAGGGGACTGGTTTGTCTGCCTTGCTTCCCCAGCCTAAAAACCTGACTGTGAAAGAGACTAACAGGTTGCTCCTGCCCCACGCCTTCTCCCGGAAACCCTCGGATGGCTCCTCTGACACTAAACCCTCCAGACTGGCCCCTAAGACCAAGCCCTCCTCTCTTGCCCCTGTCGTGGGCACCACAACCACCACTCCGTCACCCTCTGCCATCAAGGCTGCTGCCAAGAGTGCTGCCCTGCAGGTGACAAAGCAGATCACGCAGGAGGAGGACGACAGTGATGAAGAAGTCGCCCCTGAGAACTTCTTCTCCCTCCCTGACAAGGCTGAGCCACCTGGAGCTGAGCCATACCCTTACCCCATCCCCACTGTCCCCGAAGAGCTGCCTCCAGGGACGGAGCCAGAGCCGGCCTTCCAGGACGATGCAGCCAATGCTCCCCTTGAATTCAAGATGGCGGCAGGCTCAAGTGGGGCCCCTTGGATGCCTAAGCCTGGGGATGACTACAGCTACAATCAGTTTTCCACATATGGCGATGCCAATGCTGCTGGTGCTTATTATCAGGTGGGTAGGAGGCATGGAGGGCTGGCCGGCGATGTTGGAACATGGGGGCCAGGGGGAGCTTTGAGCCAGTGACACAGCCTCTGTGGTGTCACTTTGGCTGAATTAGCGAACCTTCTAGCGTATTGATTTTCCTGTatcgagttggaatcgacttgatggcagcgggtttggtttgggtcaggttaTTAGGccttaaaacattttaattttattctgaaCCAGTTGCCCAAGTCTTGAAGTCTGACGGACTTGAAGAACCTCATATTGATTCCTTTGTTCTGAAAACAAAATCTATTGTGAGAGCTTAGGGAGAAGGTGGAAGAGGAGCGTGCTCTCAGTGAACGAAGAGGATAAGTGATCTATGGCACAGACTTCTAGAGAGCAGTTAGCCTACGAAGAGTTTCTGCAGGTGGGGAGTattgagaaaaccaaaaggaagggggaggggggCTGAGGAGGAAAGGGGAATAAGGAAAATGGTGCGAGGCCTCGACCTAGTCATGAGAGGTTGGAAGGACTGAGGCAAGTCCCTGGAGAGGAGAAGGCCAGGGACAGTCGTTGGGGCAATGACAGAGAATGTGTTCTGAGGGCAGTTGGGTTTGCATCCCAAGCTGAGTCTGGGCACATCGTTAACGGCCTAAGTCTTGGGtccctcagctgtaaaatgagaatgataatAGTGATCTCGTAGGGTTGATATGAGAACTGCGTTAGCTTAGCATGGTGCCTGAACATAGCAGTGCTCCGTGAATGATTATTACAACTATTTTTATTCATATGTTATTGGAAGAGATCCTTAGATTTGTTCTGTGTGGCCTCAGAGAGTGAGAATATAGGGTGCCAGGCTGTAAATTGGTTTACTGCCAACCTGGAATGGTCGCACAACTTAAGGCCTCGTTAGCCCCTGTGACTctgaataaaaaccaaatcaaaccattggcgtcaagtcaattccgactcatcgtgaccccataggacagagtagaactgccccacagggtttataaggagcggctgatgaattcgaactgcggaccttttggttagtagccaagatcttaaccactgtgccatcaggatttCCCAACTCTGTGGATGGTCACTGTTAATCTTACTTCAGTCTGGGTGTTAGGGGGAGGATAGTCTTTGAGGGGACCATGTTCTAACcagagagcttggctgctaacgggaaggttggcagtttgaatccaccagccactccttggaaaccctttggggcagttctactctgtcctgtagagttgctgtgagtcagaatcaacttgacggcaacaggtagggttgggttgggttgggtttggttctaACCAAGACTTCAGCAACAGTTGTGTTTCCTAAAGCATTCctgcaggactgccccatagggtttcctgcaGGAAGGATTTCCTGTTCGCCTGCCTTTTggtctggttcaaacccctgctgagaattgcctttctaacaagttcccaggaagttatacataagaatcacctgggcatcttgttaaactgtagattcggattcagtatatctgggggtggaaatgcaaattctcagcagggaacttgttggaaatttaaattctcagcaggggctcaaACCAGAACAAAtgggtttgaagccctgttttcCTGTTAAACCTTGTATCTCATAGGCTGATCAGGGTTAGTCTATCTCTTCTTAAGGCTGTTGTTAGAAGGAATGAGGTAGACAGTAGATGATGAAAGTGTTTTGACCTAGTTGGAGGAAGAAAAGTTGCTATTTATAGCTAAGAGAATACTGGTTTACATCAAGCAAATGAGTTACAAATTGGAATTCTGTATGTAGCTATAAATACCATTGAGGCAGTATATGCAGATTAAATCATTTTAAGTGcactagttgttgttaggtgctgtggagtcaattatcgacccatatgacagagtagaactgcacctatagagtttccttggctgtaaatctttatggaagtagatcgccaggtcttttcttccgcagagcagctggtaggttcgaacagctgacctttgagttagcatctgagcacttaaccactgccccaccaaaccggttgccattgagtcgattctgactcacagcgaccctataggacagagtacaactgctctatagagtttctaaggagcgcctggtgtatttgaactgctgacctggttagcagccatagctcttaaccactatgccaccagggttcccactgccccaccagggctccttaaatgcaCTAGAGGCCCGTgcaatttaaatgtattttattgtcACACTTTCATAGAAAATTCATACTCTAATCATGAATTTttatatgttatttttatttagcaATTATTAAACTATTTTTTCCATTTAGCTCACTATAAAATGAATGTTTTTAGAGGGGCATTTCTTGAGAGTTTTGGGCAAAGGTGGTAGAAGTGGTCAGGAAAAAGTGTAGGCAAGGAGGAAACTATTTTTCAGCCCTGTGGCTGCCTAGGCTGTCCCCACCAGGGGCCTTGCCCTTGCCTTTACTTCCTCTCCCTCTAGGGTCATCAGCGGCACCTGGGCAGCTCCCCACTAAGGGGAATCATCAGACCCTGAACTAAAAACCTGACAGCACACACCTGGTCTGTTCCCAGCTTTGTGAATTCCATACCACCCTTAGAgtggtttattttatttacagATACCCTGCAACCCTTTTAAACAGTCTCCCTGTGGCCAGAGACCCTAAATAGGCTGAGGAGCAGGAATGGATGCCCTCACACCTTCTCATCCTGCTCACATTCGGCTTATTGGACTCTGACgaggaggaggagcagggcaAAGGCGTAGGGAGGGGTTGGTGGGTACACTTGGGAAGCAGGAGAGAAGGTGTGTATTTTTTGTCACCTTTCCCTAAAAAAATATCCCTCTGGCTGCCTggtacaggtgaggaaactgcagGGGCTGTTCCTGAGTTACAAGGTCAGTCCTTAGGACCGCCGCCTTGAAGTGGCCCATGTCGAGGGCTGTAATGTGGGCAGGTCCACTGCCTCCTTGATGAGGGTTTTCTCTGGCTCTGGACAGACCCAGTCCCCTCTCCACTGTGCCCTCAGTGTGGTGTGTTCTTTCCTCCTTGCTGCAGGATTATTACAGTGGTGGCTACTATCCCGCACAGGATCCGGCCCTGGTCCCCCCCCAGGAAATTGCCCCAGATGCCTCCTTCATCGATGACGAAGCAGTAAGTTAACAAAGCGCCAGTGGCCTTCTTTGACCCACAGACCCCAGGTTTCAAATCTGAagctaaaggaaataaaaaaaaaaaaagtcatatctGCTAGGATTAAATTTGGCGACATATAACTGAGAAACTCCAAAGAATAGTGGTTTCTATGAGGGAAGTTTATCGGAGGCAGGCAGCCCAGGGGCGGTATGACGACTCTACAAAATTGTCAGGGATCTAGCCCCCTTCTGACTGTTGCTTTACCCTCGTCAGGTTGGGGCCTTTACCCTCATGGTCTTTGGTGGCTGCTAAAGCGACAGCAATCCACCTGCACTCCAGGCAGCAGAGTGCAGAAAGACCGGGGTGGGGACCCTTCCCCTCGTCTTTTAGGAAACTTCTTCAGAGTTCCAAAGAACACTTCCACTTCTATCTCATTGACCAGAATTTGGTCATGTGGCTGTATCTAGTTGCAAGGGAGCCTAGGACATGTAGTCTTTCAGTTGAGTGGTAACATGCCTAGCTAAAAATATGGGCTCATTCATACTAAAGAAAAAGGGGAGAATGGATTTTGGGAGGCAGTCAGCAGCAATTGCCACATCATATAACCCCTGGGTTTCACACTATTGTGTCCCCTTGCTGCCGGGTTTCTCCCCAACCTTCGGACAAGGCAAGATTAAAGCTCCATGTCCTTGACTGTCAGGCGCATATCCAGGATGTAAAGCGTTGTTCCATCTACAGGGAGGTCACAGCCTGTTAGGAGGGAGTTGGACAACTAGGAGGTGCTATCTCTTTGCATGGAAGGTCTTATAAAAATAATCCTTTCGTACACACCTTTTCATAGAAGGTGTCCATTTTTTGGTGAACTTCCTTCTGTGGTTAATGTGTTCATCCAGTCCTGTGTGTCAGCACCCCTGTTGACCTGCTCAGTAGTTGGGCCTTTTTGGCTCAAAGCCCAGGAGGCGGCTGAGTACTCATTCAGTGGCAAAAGGCACAGTTTCTTGAGGGCAGGGTGACCCTAGAAGGCCTCCCGAACGTTCACACCGGGCCCTGGGTCTCACCAGGCTTTGAAATGCCTATTCTTCTGTTACCCTTGATTCACACTCCCTCCAGGCACTTCTCTGggcagtctgtggtgtgctctgcATTGTTTTTTGAGGAGGAGAGAGCAGCAGTCTCCTAGAAAATTtgccatatcttttttttttttttgaggctccTTTTCCACCCAGCTCCATGTTCTCCCTCTATAGTGGCCACTGTGATGTGGGGTCCGGTGATTGGTAATATTGACCTAATGAAAAGGAcccaaaaccccactgctgtcgggttgattctgactcagtgcgaccccatggggtttccaaggccataaatctatggaagcagaccgccatacctttctcccctggagctgatagtggttttgaaccactgaccttttggttaagcagtcGAGCgccgtaaccactgcaccaccagggcttctcagaaGTGAGAAGGACAGAAGTGTTAAAAGAACTGATTTTCAAAGGAGAAATCCTGCATTTTTTTTAccctgaattcttttttttttttttaatttttattttaagtgaaagtttacagatcaagtcagcttctcatacaaaaatttatgtataccttgctttatactcctagttgcttttcctgtaatgcgacagcacactcccACCCTCCACTCCCTATTTTTGTGTCCATGCGGCCAGCTTCttaccccctctgccttctcatctcccctccagacaggagatggcaacatagtcacatgtgtctacttgatccaaaaagcccactccttaccagtatcattttctatcccgtagtccagtccaatccctgtctgaagagttggctttgggaatggttcctgtcttgggctaacaggtctggggaccatgacttccggggtccttctagtctcagtcagaccattaagtctggtctttttacaagaatttgaggtctgcatcctgctgctctcttgctccctcagggattctctgttgtgttccctgtcaggaaagTCATCagttggtagccgggcaccatctagttcttctggtctcaggctgatgtagtctctggtttatgtacccttttctgtctcttgggcccataattaccttgtgtctttgtggtgttcttccttttcctttgctccaggcgggtagagacaaattgatgcatcttagatggctgcttgccagcctttaagatcccagacgccactctccaaagtgggatgcagaatgttttcttaatagattttattatgccagttgacttagatgtcccctgaaaccatggtctccagacccctgcccctgctacgctggccttcgaagcattcagtttattcaggaaactttgcttttggtttagtccagttgtgctgacctctcctgtattgtgtgttgtcttttccttcacctaaaatagttcttgtctactgtctgaTTAGTGAACATCCCTCCCCCAGCCTCCCtccccccgtctcgtaaccatcaggaatattttcttctctcttcaaaCTGTTtcccgagttcttataatagtagtctcatacaaaatttgtccttttgcaactaatttcactcagcataatgccttccagagtccACCATGTTAACCCTGAATTCTTAATGTGAAAATTACATGCAGTTCTTTTCGGCAGATACAATTTATACATAATTTAAGTGCAAATTTATACCACTGCACCTCTTGCTTCCCTTgcccagagtccagcaggcctCCTGAGAAGAGGGGGCATTCATGTGGCATCAGGTGAGCTAGGGGACTTGGTAGAGGGCAGGGTGAAAGGAAGTGTACTGCACGAGGGGAGCTGAGGATGCAGAGGGACTGGTGAGTCACAGAGTCATGCCATAAACTGCAGATCCTTGGGGACATCTGACCCCCCACCCAGATCTCCCgctcctgtattttttttctttcccagttTAAGCGACTGCAGGGCAAGAGGAACCGAGGGAGGGAGGAAATCAACTTTGTGGAGATCAAAGGTGATGACCAGCTCAGTGGGGCCCAGCAGTGGATGACCAAGTCTTTGACA
This region includes:
- the PRCC gene encoding proline-rich protein PRCC isoform X3 — translated: MSLVAYASSDESEPDEAEPEPEEEEAAAPTSGPTLGGLFASLPAPKGPALLPPPPQMLAPAFPPQLLLPPPTGDPRLQPPPPLPFGLGGFPPPPGVSPAEAAGVGEGLGLGLPSPRGPGLSLPPTIGGAGPPVGLPKPKKRTEPVKIAAPELHKGDSDSEEDEPTKKKTVLQGSGEGTGLSALLPQPKNLTVKETNRLLLPHAFSRKPSDGSSDTKPSRLAPKTKPSSLAPVVGTTTTTPSPSAIKAAAKSAALQVTKQITQEEDDSDEEVAPENFFSLPDKAEPPGAEPYPYPIPTVPEELPPGTEPEPAFQDDAANAPLEFKMAAGSSGAPWMPKPGDDYSYNQFSTYGDANAAGAYYQDYYSGGYYPAQDPALVPPQEIAPDASFIDDEASPAGLLRRGGIHVASGELGDLVEGRVKGSVLHEGS
- the PRCC gene encoding proline-rich protein PRCC isoform X2, with translation MSLVAYASSDESEPDEAEPEPEEEEAAAPTSGPTLGGLFASLPAPKGPALLPPPPQMLAPAFPPQLLLPPPTGDPRLQPPPPLPFGLGGFPPPPGVSPAEAAGVGEGLGLGLPSPRGPGLSLPPTIGGAGPPVGLPKPKKRTEPVKIAAPELHKGDSDSEEDEPTKKKTVLQGSGEGTGLSALLPQPKNLTVKETNRLLLPHAFSRKPSDGSSDTKPSRLAPKTKPSSLAPVVGTTTTTPSPSAIKAAAKSAALQVTKQITQEEDDSDEEVAPENFFSLPDKAEPPGAEPYPYPIPTVPEELPPGTEPEPAFQDDAANAPLEFKMAAGSSGAPWMPKPGDDYSYNQFSTYGDANAAGAYYQDYYSGGYYPAQDPALVPPQEIAPDASFIDDEAKKGEQPTGQQRRKHQITYLIHQAKERELELKNTWSENKLSRRQTQAKYGF
- the PRCC gene encoding proline-rich protein PRCC isoform X1 — translated: MSLVAYASSDESEPDEAEPEPEEEEAAAPTSGPTLGGLFASLPAPKGPALLPPPPQMLAPAFPPQLLLPPPTGDPRLQPPPPLPFGLGGFPPPPGVSPAEAAGVGEGLGLGLPSPRGPGLSLPPTIGGAGPPVGLPKPKKRTEPVKIAAPELHKGDSDSEEDEPTKKKTVLQGSGEGTGLSALLPQPKNLTVKETNRLLLPHAFSRKPSDGSSDTKPSRLAPKTKPSSLAPVVGTTTTTPSPSAIKAAAKSAALQVTKQITQEEDDSDEEVAPENFFSLPDKAEPPGAEPYPYPIPTVPEELPPGTEPEPAFQDDAANAPLEFKMAAGSSGAPWMPKPGDDYSYNQFSTYGDANAAGAYYQDYYSGGYYPAQDPALVPPQEIAPDASFIDDEAFKRLQGKRNRGREEINFVEIKGDDQLSGAQQWMTKSLTEEKTMKSFSKKKGEQPTGQQRRKHQITYLIHQAKERELELKNTWSENKLSRRQTQAKYGF